The following are encoded in a window of uncultured Sphaerochaeta sp. genomic DNA:
- a CDS encoding PspC domain-containing protein, with the protein MDYYHRTLYRERRGMILGVFQGLATWSGLPVLLLRIVGIILLFSVGFIPMVIAYLGTALILPSR; encoded by the coding sequence ATGGACTACTACCACAGGACGCTCTACCGTGAGCGAAGAGGTATGATTCTTGGAGTTTTCCAGGGACTGGCAACGTGGTCAGGGCTTCCCGTACTCCTGCTGAGAATCGTTGGAATCATCCTACTTTTCTCTGTGGGGTTCATCCCGATGGTAATCGCCTACCTGGGCACAGCCCTCATCCTCCCCTCACGATAG
- a CDS encoding PspA/IM30 family protein produces MQMFKRIADIFNSHVNSALDKLEDPAKMINLMITELEETQSKARSSMAARKAEQVSLEREKAELEKSLLRWDDRAKLAITNGREDLAREALIEKNNAKARIKRIEELETNLQTILASQSSQLTQIADKLKEVKDKQQILVQRARSAKEKKQVAETLKSSDSTDLARKFSELESKIERMEADAEMAGYHGTTSAADEFSKMESDQEIDAEMEQLKASMSKKKEKEQK; encoded by the coding sequence ATGCAGATGTTCAAGAGAATCGCCGATATCTTCAATTCCCACGTAAACAGTGCTTTGGATAAACTCGAAGATCCGGCAAAGATGATCAATTTGATGATCACAGAACTTGAGGAAACTCAGAGCAAGGCTCGTTCTTCAATGGCAGCAAGAAAGGCTGAACAGGTAAGCCTGGAGCGCGAGAAAGCTGAACTGGAGAAGTCGCTACTTCGTTGGGATGACCGTGCCAAACTAGCCATCACCAATGGGAGGGAAGACCTCGCCCGTGAAGCCTTGATCGAAAAGAATAATGCAAAAGCAAGAATCAAGCGAATCGAAGAGCTTGAAACAAACCTGCAGACCATTCTTGCCAGTCAGAGCAGCCAGCTCACCCAGATCGCTGACAAGCTCAAGGAAGTGAAAGACAAGCAACAGATTCTTGTCCAGAGAGCAAGAAGCGCAAAGGAAAAGAAGCAAGTTGCTGAAACCCTGAAGAGCAGTGACAGTACTGACTTGGCTCGCAAGTTCAGTGAACTGGAGAGCAAGATTGAGCGCATGGAAGCAGACGCAGAGATGGCCGGCTACCATGGTACCACCAGTGCTGCCGACGAGTTCAGCAAAATGGAAAGTGACCAAGAGATTGATGCAGAAATGGAACAGCTGAAGGCATCAATGAGCAAGAAGAAAGAGAAGGAGCAGAAGTAA
- the rsmI gene encoding 16S rRNA (cytidine(1402)-2'-O)-methyltransferase has protein sequence MSTLYMVATPIGNLDDITYRAVETLKGVEVIACEDTRHTQQLLTHWGISKRLIACHAHNETNSAKGIVGLLAEGKDVAFVSDAGTPGISDPGARVVSAVRQAGFPVVPIPGVSAQSALVSVAGYVGKTFTFEGFLSPKKGRRKKRLEELLSRDEAFIIYESPFRILKTLAELAELDGERQIVLGREMTKKFEEFLQGTASQVMEILSAKPSIKGEFAMLVAPTQAQERDDHTEEA, from the coding sequence ATGAGTACCTTGTATATGGTGGCGACACCCATTGGAAACCTGGATGATATTACCTACAGGGCAGTTGAGACGCTTAAAGGCGTTGAGGTGATCGCCTGTGAGGACACCCGGCATACACAGCAACTGTTGACCCATTGGGGGATCAGCAAGCGCCTGATCGCCTGTCATGCCCACAATGAGACCAACTCTGCAAAAGGTATCGTAGGCTTGTTGGCGGAAGGCAAGGATGTTGCCTTTGTCAGTGATGCGGGCACCCCGGGGATCAGTGACCCGGGAGCACGTGTGGTCAGTGCTGTTCGCCAGGCTGGATTCCCTGTTGTCCCTATCCCTGGGGTCTCTGCACAATCGGCTCTTGTCAGTGTAGCTGGATATGTAGGTAAAACATTCACCTTTGAAGGATTTCTCAGTCCGAAGAAGGGACGAAGAAAGAAACGTCTGGAGGAGTTACTCAGCCGTGATGAGGCGTTCATCATCTATGAGTCGCCCTTCAGAATTCTCAAGACACTTGCCGAGCTGGCTGAGCTTGATGGGGAGCGTCAGATTGTATTGGGAAGGGAAATGACCAAGAAGTTTGAGGAGTTCTTGCAAGGAACTGCCTCCCAGGTGATGGAAATACTTAGTGCAAAGCCTTCGATCAAGGGAGAGTTTGCCATGTTGGTTGCTCCCACCCAGGCACAGGAACGCGATGATCACACTGAAGAAGCTTAG
- a CDS encoding TrmH family RNA methyltransferase, whose protein sequence is MDISYLYGLLTLTEERQFAEVLDEEQMDQLRSLIRKVPLVQGRDLAILLEDIHYFLLGVLGSDPSDWDLTDDQGELDASARLILPHILVLDRIRSPYNIGSIFRSADSFGVQKIYLVEGCARLDHPRTRKTSRGCIDTVDHEVLPEDVVLQRIESLPLFALETGGKELSQFPFPKEGVGIIGGEELGVSPSLLKASEASLGRLTLPMGGTKGSLNVAVATGIMLCSWYQRASPGWK, encoded by the coding sequence ATGGACATCTCATACCTTTATGGACTGCTCACACTCACTGAAGAGCGACAGTTTGCAGAGGTGTTGGATGAAGAACAAATGGATCAGTTGCGTTCGCTGATAAGAAAAGTCCCCTTGGTCCAAGGAAGAGATCTGGCAATCCTTCTCGAGGATATCCACTATTTTCTCCTTGGAGTTTTGGGAAGTGACCCCTCCGATTGGGACCTTACCGATGATCAGGGGGAGCTTGATGCATCAGCTCGCCTCATCCTCCCCCATATACTGGTGCTCGACCGCATTCGCTCTCCTTATAATATAGGATCCATATTCCGTAGTGCAGACTCCTTTGGAGTGCAGAAGATCTATTTGGTCGAAGGGTGTGCGAGGCTCGACCACCCGCGTACCAGAAAGACCAGCAGGGGATGTATCGATACAGTGGACCATGAGGTCCTGCCTGAGGACGTAGTATTGCAGAGGATAGAATCACTTCCCCTCTTTGCTTTGGAGACAGGCGGTAAGGAACTCTCCCAGTTTCCCTTTCCCAAGGAAGGTGTAGGGATCATCGGTGGGGAGGAGCTGGGTGTCAGCCCCTCCTTGCTGAAGGCAAGCGAAGCCTCCCTTGGCCGTTTGACCCTCCCTATGGGAGGTACCAAGGGTTCCCTGAATGTAGCGGTAGCCACAGGGATTATGCTCTGCAGTTGGTACCAGAGAGCTAGCCCCGGTTGGAAGTAA
- a CDS encoding AAA family ATPase, translating to MTDTKKRVHPLTYEEASFDFDPLLISECRALGSREHIVGQPRALRSLEIGLSLQKCGYNIFVSGEATSGRHEAVRYCAEHQRTKIDALRDIVYVCNFKQPDSPSALTFRPGEGERFCDACSAFNQELLSLTQDSDHFLEKAELLVDQLEQQFPENRQLSSYFAHLKADLAREALHIQHLDQEMLKSDPIARKYQANLLVNHAQTRQRPLIIESYPTFDNLFGSVDTDEKIPHLSLHAGSLLEAAGGFIVIEAEKLLGESSLWEALKRYLDANALAYEAGLVTKGELKSKMIRPQVVPLPIKVILIGSEEVYDMLCDEDERFLTLFKICAQFDYSMELSKEAIAQSIWALDAYAKNHHMLPLEDSAFSQLLRYSCWYVESRTHLTTHFSSLYDVIEEAHWWAKHHNQASIDGELILRVNEERGYINGISESKINEEILSGDMIISLSGTKVGVVNGLAVMDRGSASFGTPTVISCTASPGNEGIVNIEHEAGLSGEIHDKGLLILEGYLRKHYARTFPLSIYAGIAFEQSYAEVDGDSASSSELLALLSAIGELPVRQDIAVTGSVNQMGLIQPVGGINEKIEGFFRTCLATGLTGKQGVIIPKQNVRNLILPYEVLNAIKEKQFFIYPVSTIDEAMQILTGRSVGVRNAKGNWSAGNFNFDIEDKLKRMYVAVTSNRG from the coding sequence ATGACCGATACCAAAAAGCGGGTTCATCCGCTCACCTATGAAGAAGCTTCCTTCGATTTTGATCCATTGCTTATCAGTGAATGCCGAGCCTTGGGCAGCAGGGAACATATCGTTGGCCAGCCAAGGGCTCTTCGTAGCCTGGAGATTGGGCTCAGTCTACAGAAATGTGGATACAACATTTTTGTAAGCGGAGAAGCCACGAGCGGGAGACATGAGGCGGTACGTTACTGTGCCGAGCACCAGAGGACCAAAATCGACGCTCTCAGGGACATTGTCTATGTGTGTAATTTCAAACAGCCAGACAGCCCCTCTGCCCTCACATTCCGCCCAGGAGAAGGAGAACGCTTCTGTGATGCATGCAGTGCATTCAATCAGGAACTGCTCTCCCTTACCCAAGACAGCGACCACTTTCTCGAGAAAGCAGAGCTTCTTGTAGACCAGCTGGAGCAACAGTTCCCTGAGAATCGGCAACTTTCCTCCTACTTTGCCCATCTCAAGGCAGATCTTGCCCGAGAAGCTCTCCATATCCAGCACCTTGATCAAGAGATGCTCAAGAGTGACCCGATAGCACGGAAGTACCAAGCCAATCTGCTGGTCAATCACGCACAGACGAGACAACGGCCCCTGATCATCGAGTCCTACCCTACCTTCGACAACCTTTTTGGTTCAGTGGACACAGATGAGAAAATACCCCATCTCAGTCTGCATGCAGGCTCTCTGCTTGAGGCAGCAGGAGGATTCATTGTCATAGAGGCTGAAAAGCTCCTTGGTGAGAGTAGCTTGTGGGAAGCACTCAAACGGTATCTCGATGCAAATGCCTTGGCTTATGAGGCAGGGCTTGTCACCAAGGGGGAACTGAAAAGCAAGATGATCAGACCCCAGGTGGTTCCCCTTCCAATCAAGGTCATCCTCATTGGTAGCGAAGAGGTTTATGACATGCTCTGTGATGAGGACGAGCGATTCCTGACGCTCTTCAAGATCTGCGCACAGTTCGATTATTCGATGGAACTCTCCAAGGAGGCAATTGCTCAAAGCATCTGGGCCTTGGATGCCTATGCAAAGAATCATCACATGCTCCCTCTTGAGGATAGTGCCTTTAGCCAGTTGCTCCGGTACTCTTGCTGGTATGTGGAGTCCCGCACTCATCTGACAACACACTTCTCGTCACTGTATGATGTCATTGAGGAAGCTCACTGGTGGGCGAAGCACCATAACCAGGCATCCATTGACGGGGAACTCATTCTTCGTGTAAATGAGGAGCGAGGATACATCAACGGTATCAGCGAAAGCAAGATCAATGAAGAAATTCTCAGCGGTGATATGATCATCAGCCTCTCCGGAACAAAAGTCGGGGTAGTCAACGGCTTGGCCGTCATGGACCGTGGCAGTGCTTCCTTTGGAACCCCTACGGTCATATCCTGTACAGCCAGCCCAGGAAATGAAGGCATTGTTAATATTGAACATGAAGCCGGACTCAGCGGAGAAATTCATGACAAGGGTCTCCTGATCCTGGAGGGATACCTACGCAAGCATTATGCCCGTACCTTCCCACTCTCCATTTACGCCGGTATCGCCTTCGAGCAATCCTATGCAGAGGTTGATGGAGACAGTGCATCCTCCAGTGAACTGCTTGCCTTGCTCTCTGCAATCGGGGAACTACCTGTCCGTCAGGACATCGCAGTGACAGGATCGGTCAATCAGATGGGACTTATCCAACCGGTTGGAGGTATCAACGAAAAGATTGAGGGATTCTTCCGTACTTGTTTGGCAACAGGGCTCACCGGAAAACAGGGAGTCATCATTCCAAAGCAGAATGTCCGCAATCTTATCCTTCCCTATGAGGTACTGAACGCCATCAAGGAGAAGCAATTCTTCATCTATCCGGTCAGTACCATAGATGAAGCGATGCAGATACTCACCGGAAGGAGTGTCGGCGTTCGCAATGCGAAGGGCAACTGGAGTGCAGGGAATTTCAACTTCGATATTGAAGATAAGCTGAAACGAATGTATGTAGCGGTTACTTCCAACCGGGGCTAG